The following DNA comes from Desulfurococcus sp..
CCAGCTCTAGCTAGCTGGCTTACAGCCGCCCGTGTATCCCTCGTGTACTTGTAGAGCCATCTCTCAGCGAATGGTAGAGTTCTTCTCTCACCGTAGAGTTTCTCGTAGATATCTCTAACCTCCGATGGAATTCTATTCTTCTTCTTAAGTGAGTATATTGTGACCTCCCTTGCTTCTTCAACCAAGCCCACGCCAGTTGATGCGAAAGGCTCAATAGCGTAAACCCCCGGCTCCAGTCTCCACCTAGAGAGTAGGTCAGCGTAGTTTGGTATGCTGAGGCCGGCGTGCAGAGTATACCAGTCTATGCTGTGACCACTAAGGTTTCTCACAGGCTTAAACCCCATGGATTTAACTGTATCCTCGATAATCCTCCCTATCTCGTTAGCCTTAACCCCCGGGTGGATTGCCTCTGCAACCTTCTCTAGGGCTCTACGCGATGCTTCCACAAGCCCCTCGTAGACAGGGCTTAAAGCTACTGTTGCAGCCGTATCAGCTATAAAGCCGTCTACATGGACACCTATATCTATTTTTACAACGGAGTCATTGGGGATCACGCTGCTATCACCTGGTATCGGAGTGTAGTGTGCTGCAATATGGTTGATGCTAATGTTCACTGGGAACGCTGGCTCTCCTCCAAGCTCTCTTATCCTCCCCTCTAAGTGCTCAGCTAGCTCTAGTAAGCT
Coding sequences within:
- the map gene encoding type II methionyl aminopeptidase, whose protein sequence is SLLELAEHLEGRIRELGGEPAFPVNISINHIAAHYTPIPGDSSVIPNDSVVKIDIGVHVDGFIADTAATVALSPVYEGLVEASRRALEKVAEAIHPGVKANEIGRIIEDTVKSMGFKPVRNLSGHSIDWYTLHAGLSIPNYADLLSRWRLEPGVYAIEPFASTGVGLVEEAREVTIYSLKKKNRIPSEVRDIYEKLYGERRTLPFAERWLYKYTRDTRAAVSQLARAGLTQSYPVLVEKSRGMVSQFEHTFLVLEKEVIITTI